One Sulfuricurvum sp. DNA segment encodes these proteins:
- a CDS encoding HD domain-containing phosphohydrolase, whose protein sequence is MIKNIYPGPLQKKLLQRLLIFTFVMAFLSAITTLLIELGYVQERVEKRALDTMKTTLFSFNFSSVQNNTFDIEKSKLFSLTFFDQNGSVIYHRSKQGSEPILLDLKQNEKLFSDHEPDNETAIYSRSKLNDHIFVTLIIPVFDNDIISWIEVYYDATQNGDIADVYKDITFNILLTLSIVFLVAVFIYPTILFLERNLIARTRELYRANLDLLGVMGTAIAKRDNETNAHNYRVTLYTIAFAKAIKVNNERMRSLIKGAFLHDIGKIGVSDAILLKNGTLSEDEYDAMKKHVDYGVEIVQNASWLNDSIDIIAFHHEHYDGNGYQKKMQGKSIPKNAQLFSIVDVFDALTSRRPYKKEYSYETAKRMMLSESGTHFNPEMLSIFFTIIRPLYNQIGAIEDEVLLKKLLGEETAYYFME, encoded by the coding sequence ATGATTAAAAATATCTATCCTGGTCCATTGCAAAAAAAGTTATTACAAAGGCTTTTGATATTTACATTTGTTATGGCATTTTTATCTGCTATAACTACTTTATTGATAGAACTTGGTTACGTACAGGAACGTGTAGAAAAACGTGCACTTGACACCATGAAAACAACACTATTTTCGTTTAATTTTTCCTCTGTTCAAAATAACACTTTCGATATTGAAAAAAGTAAACTTTTTTCACTCACATTTTTTGACCAAAACGGTAGTGTCATTTATCATCGAAGCAAACAAGGTTCCGAACCTATTCTGCTAGATCTGAAACAAAACGAAAAACTTTTTTCGGATCATGAACCCGATAATGAAACTGCAATTTACAGCCGAAGCAAGCTTAACGATCATATCTTTGTCACATTAATAATTCCCGTTTTTGATAATGATATTATTTCATGGATTGAAGTCTATTATGATGCAACTCAAAATGGCGATATAGCAGATGTGTATAAAGATATTACATTTAATATACTCTTAACTCTTAGTATAGTTTTTCTCGTTGCCGTCTTTATTTATCCAACTATTCTCTTTCTTGAACGAAATTTAATTGCAAGAACTCGAGAGCTTTATCGAGCTAATCTTGACTTGCTAGGTGTTATGGGTACAGCCATCGCCAAGAGGGACAATGAAACCAATGCTCATAATTATCGTGTTACCCTTTACACTATTGCTTTTGCCAAAGCTATCAAAGTAAATAATGAACGTATGCGTTCACTGATTAAAGGTGCATTTTTACATGATATTGGGAAGATCGGTGTATCCGATGCAATTTTACTTAAAAATGGCACGTTATCAGAAGATGAGTATGATGCAATGAAGAAGCATGTTGATTATGGAGTCGAGATTGTACAAAATGCAAGTTGGCTTAATGATAGTATTGACATTATTGCATTTCATCATGAACATTACGATGGCAATGGATATCAAAAAAAAATGCAAGGCAAATCCATTCCGAAAAACGCTCAATTATTTTCAATTGTAGACGTCTTTGATGCTTTAACATCACGTCGTCCTTACAAAAAAGAATATTCTTATGAAACAGCAAAAAGAATGATGTTATCCGAATCCGGAACACATTTTAACCCGGAAATGCTATCGATATTTTTTACGATTATACGACCTCTCTATAACCAAATTGGGGCTATTGAAGATGAAGTATTGTTAAAAAAACTTTTGGGTGAAGAAACTGCGTATTACTTTATGGAATAG
- a CDS encoding efflux RND transporter periplasmic adaptor subunit has protein sequence MKKLAIILTCLTFFSVVALNAQVIATVSAQKATVASLEKSVRGYGSIDFDPLTSTTLSLESGAKIVAVKVVPGQKVKKGEIVATIAPSESDVSALRLATISVEYGQKEKNRVSSMRDAALATNADVELASQNLDKALQTKAELSKKLHSAIGGTLKSPINGVIQSIMIKNGDIVSAQMPLILIGSANHLIATLGIEPSSARDIRMGQKVIITPSSSSLKPHIGSIVSLSSQIDPKSRLVSVRIQIPSSKDFMAGTSISGEIVTGSERGIVLPSTAIITRNNVHYCFVVMNQKALLRKVRVGNSHNGNTLILEGIRSNDHVITLGNYECENGMRVNVMEKVH, from the coding sequence ATGAAAAAATTAGCCATTATATTAACGTGCCTTACTTTCTTCTCCGTTGTAGCCCTTAACGCACAGGTCATTGCAACGGTATCAGCGCAAAAGGCAACCGTCGCATCACTGGAAAAGAGTGTTCGCGGCTATGGATCGATTGACTTTGATCCCCTTACATCGACAACGCTTTCTCTTGAATCCGGGGCAAAAATTGTTGCAGTAAAGGTAGTGCCGGGGCAAAAAGTCAAAAAAGGGGAAATCGTAGCAACGATTGCCCCAAGTGAGAGCGATGTATCGGCACTAAGGTTGGCAACGATAAGTGTCGAATATGGACAAAAAGAGAAAAACAGGGTATCTTCTATGCGTGATGCCGCATTGGCAACCAATGCAGACGTTGAGCTTGCCTCACAAAATCTTGATAAAGCATTGCAGACCAAAGCAGAGTTATCCAAAAAACTTCACTCCGCTATAGGTGGAACTCTTAAATCACCGATAAACGGTGTTATTCAAAGTATTATGATCAAAAACGGGGATATTGTCTCGGCTCAAATGCCTCTTATTCTGATTGGAAGTGCCAATCATCTGATTGCTACACTGGGTATTGAACCATCAAGTGCTCGTGATATTCGCATGGGACAAAAAGTGATTATTACACCCTCTTCATCTTCATTGAAACCGCATATCGGTTCAATCGTTTCACTATCCTCTCAAATAGATCCTAAAAGTAGATTGGTGAGTGTTCGGATTCAAATCCCGTCATCGAAGGATTTTATGGCCGGTACCTCTATCTCAGGTGAAATAGTAACAGGATCGGAACGCGGTATTGTCCTCCCATCAACAGCAATTATTACGCGTAACAATGTGCATTATTGTTTTGTGGTAATGAACCAAAAAGCTCTTTTACGCAAAGTAAGGGTTGGAAATTCTCATAATGGAAATACCCTCATATTGGAGGGGATTCGTTCCAATGATCACGTGATTACCCTTGGCAATTATGAGTGTGAAAATGGTATGCGGGTAAATGTAATGGAGAAAGTACATTGA
- a CDS encoding TolC family protein, with amino-acid sequence MIKKFNTLAMGIVVSLGLVGCATYKPQVLPSVADIVSPSKVDDIDTRKGTNTKNLSLIVHEVARYNPDLRAMRQDLNISDALVLGAGLLPDPSVGLSIATPLGGEGLYNALGAGIGWSLGSLFTRSSDVNRAQLERNVTIASYDWQVRLTIANALVLAGRLNSLQEQRKIALRTLELSQRLSEVTGQKALVFDETLIMSNSRKMMMLDALDTQAKINDQIASTQYELNYQLGLAPSEKIQIVPFDLDGSIPDPKALFEQAVEKRNDLVARQYAYQSSDTFYKRNLLAQFPSFALTLNWSSDTSKIKTFGPSVTFDLPLWNRNQGGIALSKALRDKEKESYSAALERAYSDIFSLSDALKRNQILYAKAKDESTMNQKLTETLHKALKKGDITLIDYTAKMNEINTKELWMIGLSQSIFEQRIALSLASGSSTMLGETK; translated from the coding sequence ATGATAAAAAAATTCAACACGCTTGCAATGGGTATTGTTGTTAGTTTAGGATTGGTTGGATGTGCAACGTATAAGCCGCAAGTTCTCCCTTCTGTCGCCGACATTGTTTCGCCCTCAAAAGTTGATGACATAGATACAAGAAAGGGTACGAATACCAAAAATTTATCGCTTATTGTCCATGAAGTAGCACGGTATAACCCAGATTTGAGAGCCATGCGTCAGGATCTTAATATTTCTGATGCTCTTGTTCTTGGTGCCGGTTTGCTTCCTGATCCCTCAGTCGGATTGTCGATTGCAACACCCTTGGGAGGGGAAGGACTTTATAATGCTTTGGGTGCTGGAATCGGTTGGTCATTGGGATCATTGTTCACCCGATCAAGCGATGTAAATCGTGCCCAATTGGAACGTAATGTGACCATCGCGAGCTATGATTGGCAGGTACGCCTCACTATTGCGAACGCACTGGTTCTTGCAGGTCGTTTAAACTCGCTTCAAGAACAGCGAAAAATTGCATTAAGAACGCTTGAGTTATCTCAGCGTTTATCCGAGGTGACGGGTCAAAAGGCATTAGTGTTTGATGAAACACTCATCATGAGCAACAGCCGAAAAATGATGATGCTCGATGCGCTGGATACTCAAGCAAAAATTAACGATCAGATTGCTTCTACGCAGTATGAACTCAACTATCAATTAGGTCTTGCACCTTCTGAAAAGATTCAGATTGTTCCGTTTGATTTGGATGGAAGCATTCCTGATCCTAAAGCATTGTTTGAACAAGCCGTTGAAAAACGAAATGATCTTGTAGCTCGCCAATACGCATATCAATCGAGTGATACATTCTATAAACGAAATTTACTGGCACAATTTCCCTCATTCGCACTTACTTTGAACTGGTCAAGTGATACTTCGAAAATCAAAACATTTGGTCCCTCGGTCACTTTTGATCTTCCGTTATGGAATCGAAATCAGGGGGGGATCGCCCTTTCAAAAGCGCTACGAGATAAAGAAAAAGAGAGTTATTCGGCAGCATTAGAGAGAGCGTATAGCGATATTTTTTCATTGAGCGATGCACTGAAAAGAAATCAAATATTGTATGCAAAAGCCAAGGACGAAAGCACTATGAATCAAAAACTCACAGAGACACTTCACAAGGCCCTCAAAAAAGGAGATATCACCTTGATCGATTACACCGCAAAAATGAATGAAATCAATACAAAAGAGCTTTGGATGATCGGATTGTCCCAGAGCATTTTTGAGCAACGAATCGCTTTGTCCTTAGCAAGCGGATCTAGTACAATGTTAGGTGAAACCAAATGA
- a CDS encoding efflux RND transporter permease subunit, protein MNWVKNHKRSILFAALLLFIAGAFSAWKLPVSLFPTVSFPRIVVSVDSGNLPIDQTNLEITRPIAQAIRSIPGVKTLRTTSAKGSSELSVFFEWGLDMDKKLLQIESAVNQTIPLLPPGVSYDAKRMDPTVFPIFGLSLTSDTLSPVELRSFAMEQMRPWLFTINGVAQVQIQGGQKKQFNIVVDPIKMASFNLTASQIVDALHANNQIVGVGRFEEHYRLYQVLVNHQSTTIDALSNLPLIVDQNGTVLLKDVATVKESVQREWVGVTANGKNAVLINILQQPGANSIDLVNMVKETLNVHKDQIPKTVKTGVWYDQSELVSDAATSVKDVIIIGALLASLVLFLFFRNFKLTIIVSLLLPGILIASVFLMKMFGMSFNIMTLGGMAAAAGLVVDDLVVMIEYIIRGLEGNKNKSFSITVYSAAKEIGKPLFATFLATVIVFLPLSFLSGVAGEFFKALATTITILILFSVLTAYFVVPILFERFLHSHNTSNATHASALMKKVHLHYAHLITKLIRKPLIPLISVFILITLGGISFWGLGSGFLPRMDEGGFILDYKMEPGTSLTETNRILNQVDSILLKDPAVDGYSRRTALQLGGGISETNEGDFFIKLKKKRKDDVTHVMGRLRDQIESRVPGLRIETAQLMEDVIGDLTATPQPIEIKIFGTDTLSNQATAKKIAATISHISGVTEVFNGIVSSADAYTIKVNPLRSSNEGMTPLSIQNQLSTLMDGTVATTIPNGSQPIALRVLGDMSLYNSGEKLSHLPIVAPDGHIFELNRIADISIDTGQVHIKEENLKPMIAVTARVEGRALGDAMNDVKKSIALLDLPKEISIEYGGIYKEQQQSFREMILVIIAAVLLIAGLLLAFYENIKTAAIILVTIFLSLPGVFLGLWLSKTELNLTALIGLTMILGIVAKTAMYYFSELDLLTYRGIRKFIKAGQLRLRPVVMTAAIAILSLIPLALGIGSGAQMQAPLAIAIISGLLFEIPVVLILMPLIVIRFK, encoded by the coding sequence TTGAACTGGGTAAAAAATCATAAGAGATCCATCCTGTTCGCAGCGTTGTTGCTTTTCATCGCAGGGGCATTTTCGGCATGGAAACTTCCTGTTTCACTTTTTCCAACGGTCAGTTTTCCTCGCATTGTCGTATCGGTTGATTCTGGAAATCTTCCGATAGATCAAACAAATCTTGAAATAACACGTCCCATTGCTCAGGCTATCCGGTCGATTCCGGGCGTTAAAACGCTCCGTACCACCTCCGCCAAAGGATCAAGCGAACTCTCCGTTTTTTTTGAGTGGGGGCTTGATATGGATAAGAAACTTCTTCAGATAGAGTCAGCCGTCAATCAAACAATTCCCCTTTTACCGCCAGGGGTATCGTATGATGCTAAACGGATGGATCCGACTGTTTTTCCTATTTTTGGGCTCTCTTTGACTTCTGATACGTTATCACCCGTAGAGTTGCGCTCTTTTGCTATGGAACAGATGCGACCTTGGCTTTTTACTATTAACGGAGTGGCGCAGGTACAAATTCAGGGGGGACAAAAAAAGCAGTTTAATATTGTAGTTGATCCCATAAAGATGGCTTCATTTAACCTCACTGCTTCACAAATTGTGGATGCACTGCATGCCAATAACCAAATTGTTGGTGTTGGACGGTTTGAAGAGCATTATCGTCTCTACCAAGTGCTTGTAAACCACCAGAGCACCACAATTGATGCACTTTCAAATCTTCCGTTGATTGTCGATCAAAATGGAACCGTTTTGCTGAAAGATGTTGCTACGGTAAAAGAATCGGTTCAACGAGAGTGGGTAGGAGTCACTGCAAACGGCAAAAATGCAGTATTGATCAATATACTGCAACAACCGGGCGCCAATTCGATTGATCTTGTTAATATGGTCAAAGAGACACTCAACGTTCACAAAGATCAAATACCAAAAACGGTAAAAACGGGTGTTTGGTATGATCAGTCCGAACTCGTCAGTGATGCCGCAACAAGTGTTAAAGACGTAATTATCATAGGTGCACTTCTTGCCTCTTTGGTCCTGTTTTTATTTTTTAGAAATTTTAAACTTACAATTATTGTCTCGCTTTTATTGCCCGGAATATTAATAGCATCAGTTTTTTTAATGAAGATGTTTGGAATGAGTTTTAATATTATGACCCTTGGCGGTATGGCAGCTGCGGCAGGGCTTGTTGTGGATGATCTTGTAGTTATGATTGAGTATATTATTCGCGGTCTCGAAGGGAATAAAAATAAGTCATTTTCAATTACGGTGTATTCAGCCGCTAAAGAGATCGGGAAACCACTGTTTGCAACGTTTCTTGCTACCGTAATCGTTTTTTTGCCCCTTTCTTTTTTATCAGGCGTTGCGGGTGAATTTTTTAAAGCATTGGCAACAACCATCACTATATTAATCTTATTTTCGGTACTCACAGCATATTTTGTCGTTCCGATTTTATTTGAAAGATTTTTACATTCTCATAATACCTCTAATGCAACGCACGCTTCAGCATTGATGAAAAAAGTTCATCTCCATTACGCTCATTTAATTACAAAACTCATTCGTAAGCCGCTCATCCCGCTCATCTCTGTTTTTATTTTAATCACATTAGGCGGTATATCATTTTGGGGACTTGGAAGCGGCTTCTTACCTCGCATGGATGAGGGGGGATTTATTTTAGATTATAAAATGGAGCCGGGGACGTCATTAACTGAAACGAATCGTATTTTGAATCAAGTCGATAGCATTCTGCTCAAAGATCCAGCGGTTGATGGCTATTCCAGACGAACAGCCCTTCAGCTAGGCGGCGGTATCTCCGAAACAAATGAAGGGGATTTTTTTATCAAATTGAAAAAAAAGCGTAAAGATGACGTTACACACGTAATGGGACGTCTTCGAGATCAAATCGAAAGTCGTGTTCCAGGGCTTCGAATTGAAACGGCGCAGCTTATGGAGGATGTTATTGGTGATTTGACGGCAACTCCACAGCCGATTGAGATCAAGATATTTGGAACCGACACGCTATCTAATCAGGCAACCGCTAAAAAAATTGCGGCTACTATCAGCCATATTTCGGGAGTGACTGAAGTGTTTAACGGGATTGTCTCCTCTGCTGATGCGTACACGATTAAAGTCAATCCGCTACGCTCAAGCAATGAGGGGATGACACCTCTGTCGATTCAAAATCAGCTTTCAACTCTGATGGATGGAACGGTTGCGACGACGATTCCAAATGGCTCTCAACCTATCGCTCTAAGGGTGTTGGGTGATATGTCTCTCTATAACAGCGGCGAGAAATTGTCACACTTACCCATCGTTGCGCCCGACGGCCATATATTTGAATTAAATAGAATAGCCGATATCTCGATCGATACCGGTCAGGTTCACATCAAAGAAGAAAATCTCAAACCAATGATCGCTGTTACAGCACGTGTTGAGGGGAGAGCATTAGGGGATGCAATGAATGATGTCAAAAAATCTATTGCACTGCTTGATCTGCCTAAAGAGATCTCGATCGAGTACGGAGGTATTTATAAAGAACAGCAACAATCTTTTAGAGAGATGATCTTGGTTATTATTGCCGCCGTTTTGCTAATTGCCGGATTACTGCTGGCATTCTATGAAAATATTAAAACCGCCGCCATTATTCTAGTAACGATTTTTCTATCGCTTCCCGGGGTTTTTCTTGGGTTATGGTTAAGTAAAACCGAGTTAAATTTGACAGCCCTTATCGGTTTAACGATGATATTGGGGATTGTTGCAAAAACAGCAATGTATTATTTCAGCGAACTTGATTTATTGACATATCGAGGAATCCGGAAATTTATCAAAGCCGGACAACTTCGCTTGAGACCCGTCGTTATGACAGCTGCAATAGCTATTCTATCTTTGATTCCATTAGCCCTTGGAATCGGGAGTGGTGCACAGATGCAAGCGCCTCTGGCAATTGCGATTATTTCAGGACTTTTATTTGAAATTCCGGTCGTTTTAATACTTATGCCACTTATAGTAATTCGATTTAAATAG
- a CDS encoding ATP-binding protein, with protein MNSIRSKLLATLMGTAFCAMSIAAIAVYFEVKDETNELFDYQLEQMAGVFLNTSTLSFDHFINKSNIEEIDNDFALIVYDAQHKKIYSTGMDVSIPYPSILGYKDQIIENKKWSSFSAKNNDKTVTVLQPEEARQEIAASTALMSILPFLIVLPIFALLIWFIVRKELSPINDFQNTVSSLDEHRLEPLIFSYLPRELKPLGDALNAMIERLKIALQARKNFVADAAHELRTPLSALLLQLELAKKSVDPKETQTALETLGKGILRANRLIEQLLMLARQEKSSDRMDEKTDLTHVVSETLITLLPLAEAKKIELIVEQIEPASIIANEYDIQTLVTNLLDNAIRYTPQRGTVSIGLYILHNVAVLKIIDNGIGVNESNKERVFDRFYRVNNHHSIGSGLGLSIVKEICQKYDIKIILEDNIPSGTIVTLEFHQERSV; from the coding sequence TTGAATTCAATTCGCTCAAAACTTCTTGCAACTCTTATGGGAACGGCTTTTTGTGCTATGTCCATAGCTGCTATAGCTGTTTATTTTGAGGTTAAAGATGAAACAAATGAACTGTTTGATTATCAGCTTGAACAGATGGCCGGAGTCTTTTTAAACACATCTACGCTTTCATTTGATCATTTTATAAACAAAAGCAACATTGAAGAAATAGATAATGACTTTGCACTCATTGTTTATGATGCTCAACACAAAAAAATCTACTCAACCGGTATGGATGTTAGCATTCCTTATCCATCCATTTTAGGGTATAAAGACCAAATCATAGAAAATAAAAAATGGAGTTCTTTTAGTGCAAAAAACAATGATAAAACAGTTACTGTTTTACAGCCTGAAGAGGCACGTCAAGAGATTGCTGCTTCGACAGCACTTATGTCTATTTTACCTTTTTTGATTGTATTGCCGATATTTGCCCTCTTGATTTGGTTCATCGTTCGCAAAGAATTATCACCTATAAATGATTTTCAAAACACTGTTTCTTCATTGGATGAGCATAGGTTGGAACCCTTGATTTTCTCTTATTTGCCTCGTGAACTTAAGCCCTTAGGAGATGCTCTTAATGCAATGATCGAGCGGTTAAAAATTGCTCTCCAAGCACGTAAAAACTTTGTAGCCGATGCCGCGCATGAATTGCGTACCCCCTTGTCCGCTTTGCTGCTTCAATTGGAATTGGCTAAAAAATCTGTGGATCCAAAAGAGACTCAAACGGCTTTAGAAACCTTGGGAAAAGGGATTCTAAGGGCGAATCGACTGATCGAACAGCTTTTGATGCTTGCACGGCAGGAAAAAAGCAGTGATCGGATGGATGAAAAAACAGATTTGACCCATGTGGTATCGGAAACTCTTATTACTTTGCTTCCTCTGGCTGAAGCAAAAAAGATTGAACTTATCGTTGAACAGATTGAACCGGCAAGTATCATAGCGAACGAATACGATATCCAAACCCTTGTTACTAATCTGCTTGATAACGCCATCCGCTATACCCCACAGAGGGGAACGGTTTCTATTGGGCTCTATATCTTACACAATGTGGCCGTTTTAAAGATAATTGACAATGGTATTGGAGTCAATGAGAGTAACAAGGAACGGGTCTTTGACCGTTTTTATCGGGTCAACAATCACCATAGTATCGGGAGCGGATTGGGGCTTTCCATTGTCAAAGAGATTTGTCAAAAATATGATATTAAGATTATCCTTGAGGATAATATTCCTAGCGGAACCATCGTCACTCTCGAATTTCATCAAGAAAGATCAGTATGA